ttttttgttttttgtttagtatTTTAGTTCTCGCTGTTAAGTTATAAAACTTTAGCTGCAAATATAAGAATAACAATTGTGGTTGTTacaatctagctagctatttaatgAGAAAAATATATGAGGTTGATAACTAGCTATCATCCTTTACTCTCTAAAAAGTCAACCCACCAGCAGAATGATTCATTACCCCACATGTTTGTTTCACATTGTTACTATTAAATATGTATTCATATGCTGTTATAATtggatttctttgtttacaaagCTCCTTTAGTTTCATCAAATAGTGTACGCTGTCTTTAATATGATATTTCTGGATGGGTAAACAAACAGGAACAAGTTCAGATTTGTTCCTATTCAAATATTCcaattatataatttattcaaCATCTCAATGGCTTTGTGGCTTCATGAATTTGTAGCTTTGTGGCATTTGTACAACAGCCTAAAGGATTTATTACCTGGCTTGTATACCACACAAAACCCTGTTTggatgttatttttaaaaattctgccTCCTTACATAATATCTGCTGTGGTACGCAAGTCAAAGAATCTATTTAcatagattttttatatataactattttaaaaacaattgatTACTATATACTGTGTACACTCATATAATAAACCCATGATATAATAACCATCTTGTTATAATAAACCAAAGTCCATTCCCCTTGGATTTATCTAAACCTTTCTATATACCGAACCCCATAAGTGAACTCTTGAATCCCCACCTTTGATACAACAAACTCTTGATATAATGAACTTTTCCTATTCCCCCTGGAGGTTTGTTATATTTAAAGTCCACTGTCATCACAACTTCCTCATCACATTTACCACAAATTCTTCAATTTCTCTGTTCACACTTTCTCCCTTGACTAAGTAAAGTACTGCCACAGGAGCAGGGTTGTAATTAGTCACTATAgagcaaaaaagtgtaaaatgtTGATGCAATAATGTTcacaaattcttttaaaaagctttttgaaTATTCTTTGGGTAGTATTTTTGGACCAAGCTCTAGCTAGCATCTTTTTGCCTGTAATGCAGATGATGGAACAAAAAAAAGTGTTAAGTAAGCCTTTGTTTATTGTCAATGTCACCACTGCACAATTAGCATGTCCTTTTTCTTTTCAgtaaacagaaacaaaaatcaAATAATCTGTAGAATTTCAAACCTATTGTTAATGTCAGTTTTTATTATGagcatatgattttttttagatcATAGTATAAGCACTGACTATGCCaattataacagaaaaatagaGTGACAAAAATAATGTACCAAGGAGGACAAGGGTAAGGATTCTTTCGTTATGTTAGTTATGTTAATGTCTACTATATACATTGGAAGAGTCGTGAAATTAGCTGTGAGTCAGGTTTAGCATGGTCAAGAATTCAATGGGTCAATATAAGCCTGTATGACACATTGCAAAACTGGTAgcaatgtttttattgttttattctaAGGCTTTGTATCCACCtggaaaaatttatatttgttagAAATGCGTTAAGATATATTGCAGTGTTCGACTTAATGGTCCATGAATCGCAATTTGCAAGTCTTTTTTTGCATATCAAGTTTAGCTGCTAAACTTAAAATTTACAGATCAAAacttattgtttaaaaaaaatatcacatcACGCATCTACAAATAATAGTACATTAAAACGTTATCTTAAATAACACCATATTttgttgagaacaaaactatcaactatagtGAAAAAGTTGACTAttttggggtaacatttgaccAAAAAATGTAATGGgaagagcacattaatgacataaatagaaaaatactgatttctcttttttttcaattttcacagattataaatgttactatgtttaattgaactgaggcagtctaaggtttatcattttttattattattattattattattattattattattattattattattattattattattattattatttaaaatcatCAAAAGCCGATTGTATGGAGCTAAAACGATCTTGTATTTTTGCTCAATGTAAACATTTCGGGCAAAATTTTCGAAaatcagttttaatatttaatttgaaCCCTGTATTGGATACTACATTACACAGAATTATTGCTATGTTTACCTTAGCGTCATACAAATTGGGGGTCTGGTGCATATAGCTAAATAAACTGATTACCAGAAGTGGCTTGCGTAAGTTAATGTATGAAAGATTATCATAGGATGGCAATTTCTTTTAGTGACAAAGTATTTCCCTGTAAAATTTTAACCAATTAGAATGCAAACTTCAGTGTTTAttctttgaaaaattaataactgaaaataattcaaaataactGCCTTGTTTTTAATACCCAAAAGAGTGTTTACATTAGTATTTTAAATTTGCCACATGTTTTTGTGCCTTGTGtatcaaaacaatattttgCAGCTATTTTGCTACCAAATTCCCTATTCATAATTTGTTTTGTGAAAATCATGCTTTAGACATTATGGATTGATGTTGTAAAAACGTCTTAACAAAAAAAGAGTGACACTATTATGAGGAGTTTAAAATAACTGTTTGGTGATAGATCGTTCAAACCTCTTTTTatgttaaacaatttttttacaccTTTCAAAGGTGTGTCTTTGCAAGGCAGTTTAAATGTTTTACTTGATGTGTGGTGCATTTTTATACTCACTTATGTGGAATACAAGTTTTcagttagttaaaaaaaaagaaaagatcagCTGAAAGCAGtaaagaaaaaactaaaattttgttGATTGATTTCAGGCACTACCCTGTCCAATCTTATCGCGATGATGATGGTGACTATGGAAATCAAAGCTATGGTTACAACTATCGAAACTATAGAATGCCAAATGAAACTGGCATTAAGGGAAAAATCGAACAAAAGTATTGGCGGTCGAAACAAAAGGTGATAGAAAAACTTGGCAAAGATCAGGATGAACATGTGATTGCAGGTGATGCAGAAGTTGATGCGAGATTAGAGGTACAGAGTTTGTCACAGATTCTTTTGTTGAAAGGTTttgacttttatttatttatttttcctgtTGATTGTGAACCTGTTGTTTTGTCATAGGCTTTTCGTCATATTAAAATGACTTGCATACAGTTGATGGCAGCCATTGAGTTTTACCAGAATAAAATATTTGGTTAGTTAATTATCATAGCTGGTTAACATTcaaattcattttgttttgttttttatatcatcTTTATTTGTTATGTTTGATCGTAGCTCTGTCACAAGATGAGAACGAGATGGGACGTTTTTTACGTGACCAAGGTACAACAGATAAAACAAAAGCTGGCAAAATGATGATAGCTGTCGGTAAAGCACAAAGTTTTGCTGCTCAACAAAGGTATAACCATATTGTGTTTTGTTACGAAAAGTTTCAGTGGTGAATATCACGAACCTGCAAAAAATAGAAGTGTGACTGGGGGAAAACCAAGCAAATCTACAAGATCTTTTTAATATCCtctttttaatattattattattatacagaAAATCCTttattgaaaattgaaatctGCATTTGGTAGGTGTTTGGAACTTGGGGtcagaaattattttattttgctcaATGTCAGTGATGAACCCAATGTGAGATGTTTAATATAGTAAACCTGTACTAGCTTtccaaaaagttgaaaaagatTATAGATTGAGTGGCAATTGACCCACCACCTCTCTTGCTTGCCCTTATGGTATGTCGCAAAGAGGATCCTTTGTTGTTTACAGCACTTGCTTGGGAAATGATTTAAGATGAAAGGCCCAGTCGGTAGAGTAATCACTTCGCAAGCGAGTGGGCGTGGATCCAAGTTTCAGTTGATCTACCTTATCTGTTTCAAAAGTAACCATATAAAGCTCATTTCTATAGATTGTGTCTGAGATCTTCGCTAGCTCGTTTACATGCTGAAATGGAAACGTTTCGATTTCGGGCTATCCAAGACACGCAGTTGACAGTGGATAAGATGGAGCAAGCGCGTTCCGATTACAGAGCCCGACTGCTGTGGATGGCAGATGTATCGAAAGAACTAGACCCTGATCATTACAAACGACTCGATAAGTTTCGCGACGTAAGTGATGGTGTTGCTGATATGTTTTGACGGAAAGTGTGTTGTATGTGTATTTGAAACGCGTTATAATAACTAGAGGAAAACTCGGGGAAATTTTTGAGATGCTTTGGCgggatatcaacaaaaatgaaagggGATATTTATATACTCGACTTGAGGGTATTTTCCTGGCATTTTATATTCTAAGCCTACCATTTACAGATGCTAGGTTCACAttttgtaagaaacagtgtAAGTCTCTGAAATAGTCAAAAACTGCACAATGATGAATGTACTACGTCACTGTATCGCATTTGGATTTATTTTTTAGGTGCAATTTCAAGTAAAAGCAGCTAAAAAATTATTCGATAAATTAAAAGGAGATGTGATTCAAAAAATCGACCTGTTATCAGCGAGTAGATGCAACCTGCTCTCAGCCACTCTAGAACCCTATCAAGCTGCCATGGTGAAGTTTTTAAGGTCAACTGCGAAGAGCTACAACGAAGTCTATCAACAATATCAGGGCCATCCCTCCTATCAGTTCAACATACTAAAACACATCATTCCAAACAACGGCATTGTTGACGACGACGATGAAGAAGTGGAAGAGAAACGTAGGGAGTCGAAAAGGCATAGGAATAAGAAAACGAAAGCAATCGAGCCAGCGAAAGAAGTTACTGAACAAGCAACGGAGGAAGGTAATTCGAACGTAGCCGAAGATAAGTTAATATCGTTCGATTCGTCACCGAGTGAAGAGAACTCTGCTGCTCTTCAAAACGTTCAAAGCATAAATACTCCACAACAACCACAAGAAGACTTGCTGGGTGGGTTACACCAGTCTGAAGATATCAGCCCTGGATTTGGTGATTACGCATCAGATGAACGTACAAAGATCGGTGAAAGCGGTAATTATGCTTTGATATTGTGTTTCTTCTTTattagtatttttttgtattttatcacAGTAGGgaaaaagtaaatataagtgAACCCAAAAACTGTCTAGGATGAACAAAAAATAGCCAAGCTCAAATTTTATTAAGTACGATTTtgtgtggatttttttttaaacgcgTTTGGTTTGTCTATTGTTAAGTGAGTTTAGAGCATAGTTCTAACGAATACAAGATCACTGATAATATTTCCACAGTGGTATAGCTGATTTACTAAGTTCTCTAAAGCGATTAAATTTACTGGTACACCGGAAATTACACCATTCCACGTAATTTCAATTTTTAGGGTTCGAGGATCTTCTTGGGAAATTTGAAGAAAACAACCTTTTAGCAGGTACTATCGGCGAATCAGCAGAAACTTCCTTGCTTGGTGATGTGAAAGATGGCGGATTTGCACAGCCAAAAggtaagttgttttcttggcCTACGTCTAAGTCTTCGTAACCGCCCCTGTCCTCCAACCCCGCCCTGTAGTGTATTTCTCGCTTTTTAATTACTTGGCGTATATGGATATTTATGGATGCGTTTTTTCTTAGCTCCTGCTACCCTTGCGCCGTCCGTTGACGACTTGTTATTTGGTTCACCGTTACGTCAAATCGACGACGCACAAAAGTCGGATCTCGATATTTTGTCTGACGTGCTTAACAACCAGTCGTTAGGAATAACAGAGACAGAACACAATGATTCGTTCTCTGGTCAGTGGCAATCGATGTTCGGCGCTCAAGATGTTCCAGATAACAAACCTACGGATGAAAGCGTTAACTCAGAAATAGACGTCGACACGAAAAGCGATCAGATGTTTATGCCGTCATTTTTATTGGATCAAATGCGTAAAGCTGACCCTGTAGCTATGACGCAAGGCGCACCTAAGGGTTTCACATCTGTAAAGGACTCTGATAAAGTTAGTAAGACACCTCCGCAATCCCGTAAGAGTAAGAAAAAAGAAGGCAAAGATATGTCAGCTTGGTTCAATTTATTTGCTGATCTCGATCCTCTCGCTAATCCAGATGAAGTTGGAGCTACAGCAGAAGCGAGTGACGGGAAACAAGCTTGTTAATCAAGACGAAAACGAATACATAGTAAGATGTTCCACACTTTGACCTACATTGAGTAGTGTAGATAGAGAATTGACAAAACTGTGTGTGTTTGTAGTTGTACAAAATTCTTTACATAATAAGGAggatagaatgtttttttttatttttacaacgtATTCTTTCAAGCAAGGTTTGTGTTCGGCATGTTTGACCCAAACACTCTTCATTTGCTTTTACAGATTGCGCATGTGCAGCTCATAACAAACAATTTAAcgtgtaaaattttcaaaacacgTTTCTTTATTCACATTCATCACAACACACAagtatttctttatatttttttgcaatatatAATGGCAGTCGAAAGTCCTCAAAGTTGCTGGACTAAATTTTAagatatttatttctttttttccggAAAGGGTGTTTTTGTATTTGCGCATGCGcttactttatttattttatggtCATACCTTATGGTGATGATTCTATATTTTGgatgtattttatgaaaatagAAATTATATGAATTGACTATAAGTATTTACAACTACGTTATTTGTTCTTGCCTtgctttttgaaaaatgttttttttttcaattttttgtcaggttAACATGAAGCTGTTATTTAATTGATGCTGGCGCGGCGTGCTGATAAAGACTGCTCTAAAGGTGCCGTTAACACCACAGGAAAAATAGCTGTTCTAAACGGGCAGAGCTTGCTGTTTAACGCCTGTATAGGtttgaaaataaacaagaagTTTTGCGttaaatttttgatattttttaagagACGATTTTTGTCATACCCgcctaaatgcaaaaaaaaccaAAGGCGGTTTTTCTTTCGTGCAAGAGTGACGATATATTCGATATTCTTTGTTGACGATTTTGATTTTTACCAGAAAAATTTTTGGGATTAGAAGCTCTCGTGAAGAAAGTACGGGACTAAAGTGTGCAATTTAAATGCttcttttttatcaaatttctAAGTTATGTCAAAGGACAATAGAATCGAGTCCTTTTTTAAGGATGgatggaaataaaaaataaacgttttatatttgtttaaacatatttctaaaaaatgaaacgtAATTTGTGCGTTCGTATATACAAACAAAACTAAAGCAAGGGAGGGGGCGGAGGGTAGGAAAGCGGGGgcaaacttttaaacaaaaacgtGCTGATGTGCGAAACTCTACCATGAACGAATATAATGAAAGACCTGAGCAAAGGGTTGCTTATGAAGAGACTTTATTAGATTTAGGGTAAAGGGATTGTAGAGAAATTTATATTGACGTGGTTCAAAATCTAAACActttaataaataaatcaaaaaatcgaaaaaaacatTACGTCATGGAAAACATAAGATATTTATATGAGTTATATTGTCTGGGTGTTCATAAACTCTACTGTACATATATACTTTTCTTTTCACAATTGTATATTCACACTAAATCTAGCCAGAGTAGAACAGGCtaataaaactgtttttttataaatagaaaATACTTCATCTCATAATtcgagtaaaaatatttttcctcgAAATATtcgagtaattttttttatatttgcgtAACTTTACGTGGTTGGTGGGCGTCGAAACACGTGACCACTTGTATGTGACTttttaaa
The genomic region above belongs to Hydractinia symbiolongicarpus strain clone_291-10 chromosome 4, HSymV2.1, whole genome shotgun sequence and contains:
- the LOC130641831 gene encoding islet cell autoantigen 1-like — translated: MYQGGQGHYPVQSYRDDDGDYGNQSYGYNYRNYRMPNETGIKGKIEQKYWRSKQKVIEKLGKDQDEHVIAGDAEVDARLEAFRHIKMTCIQLMAAIEFYQNKIFALSQDENEMGRFLRDQGTTDKTKAGKMMIAVGKAQSFAAQQRLCLRSSLARLHAEMETFRFRAIQDTQLTVDKMEQARSDYRARLLWMADVSKELDPDHYKRLDKFRDVQFQVKAAKKLFDKLKGDVIQKIDLLSASRCNLLSATLEPYQAAMVKFLRSTAKSYNEVYQQYQGHPSYQFNILKHIIPNNGIVDDDDEEVEEKRRESKRHRNKKTKAIEPAKEVTEQATEEGNSNVAEDKLISFDSSPSEENSAALQNVQSINTPQQPQEDLLGGLHQSEDISPGFGDYASDERTKIGESGFEDLLGKFEENNLLAGTIGESAETSLLGDVKDGGFAQPKAPATLAPSVDDLLFGSPLRQIDDAQKSDLDILSDVLNNQSLGITETEHNDSFSGQWQSMFGAQDVPDNKPTDESVNSEIDVDTKSDQMFMPSFLLDQMRKADPVAMTQGAPKGFTSVKDSDKVSKTPPQSRKSKKKEGKDMSAWFNLFADLDPLANPDEVGATAEASDGKQAC